A window from Corythoichthys intestinalis isolate RoL2023-P3 chromosome 10, ASM3026506v1, whole genome shotgun sequence encodes these proteins:
- the wipf1b gene encoding WAS/WASL-interacting protein family member 1 isoform X3 translates to MPAPPPPPPPPGAPPPPTLALANTERPSRGEQKGRNALLSDICKGAKLKKTVTNDRSGPQLDKPKGGGGSAGSGGGSGSGGGGGGFGGGGSPAGLGGLFAGGMPKLRSAGNRDSNDSGSSRGPALPQNRFGGGPSPFGVASAGPPKLPGTPSAARGGVPDIPKNRVNISRQDTPGGGPPPIPNTPRPNQNFSPRGGHPPPSLNVGPRSNPSSGPPPPSLPPGRHGPLPPPPGGSSRPSFSSPPNNSRPPLPPVPGGRPPLPDDRPPPPPAQIGGHRPSMPRDTPPPPPPAVNTKPPSSISSRSGGGAPPLPPGRPGPPPLPPTPAVGDQHCTPRLPQRNTSLSTSASSPHIRTGPLPPPPNERPPSFGRSQSSGRTGPLPPPPPSGRNMGGIGARSSPAHSSINRSGSDSPRGGPGIRPPLPPDRPGTGPGGAPLPPSMGNGFQNSHHNQIHDDWEARFNFHPVSDLPPPEPYQHFHKTYPSKISKNDGLGSGKKERGAPPPIPR, encoded by the exons ATGCCTGCCCCACCTCCGCCGCCTCCGCCCCCGGGAGCCCCACCTCCTCCCACGCTGGCACTT GCGAACACGGAGAGACCGAGTCGTGGAGAACAAAAGGGACGCAACGCGCTGTTGTCTGATATCTGTAAAGGAGCCAAACTAAAAAAGACTGTCACCAATGATCGCAGTGGACCTCAGCTGGACA AACCCAAAGGAGGAGGGGGAAGTGCAGGTTCAGGAGGAGGTTCAGGTTCAGGAGGAGGTGGTGGAGGATTTGGTGGCGGTGGTTCTCCTGCTGGCTTAGGAGGCCTATTTGCAGGCGGGATGCCAAAACTGCGCTCAGCAGGCAACCGAGATTCAAATG ACTCAGGATCTAGCAGAGGACCAGCGCTCCCACAAAATCGCTTCGGTGGGGGCCCTAGTCCTTTCGGGGTAGCATCTGCTGGTCCTCCAAAGCTCCCAGGTACGCCCTCTGCAGCCCGTGGCGGGGTTCCTGATATTCCCAAGAACCGCGTAAACATATCAAGGCAAGACACTCCTGGGGGTGGCCCACCCCCTATCCCTAACACGCCCCGGCCCAACCAGAACTTCAGTCCTCGAGGGGGACACCCCCCTCCGTCACTCAATGTAGGACCAAGATCTAACCCTTCGTCTGGACCGCCACCACCAAGTCTTCCTCCGGGGCGGCACGGGCCCCTGCCTCCGCCTCCAGGCGGCTCCTCAAGACCAAGCTTCTCCTCGCCTCCAAATAATAGCCGACCGCCCTTACCCCCGGTTCCCGGGGGGCGGCCCCCGCTTCCTGACGACCGGCCCCCTCCCCCGCCAGCCCAGATCGGAGGGCACCGACCCTCCATGCCTCGAGACACGCCCCCACCACCACCTCCCGCAGTCAACACCAAACCACCATCTTCTATCTCCTCTCGCTCTGGTGGGGGGGCACCCCCTCTTCCACCAGGGCGACCGGGCCCGCCTCCACTACCACCGACACCTGCTGTGGGGGACCAGCACTGCACACCTCGTCTACCGCAGAGGAACACTTCACTCAG CACTAGTGCCTCTTCACCACATATCCGCACCGGACCCCTCCCTCCTCCACCCAATGAGAGACCACCATCTTTTGGAAGAAGCCAATCGTCAGGCCGCACAG GCCCCCTACCCCCGCCTCCTCCGTCAGGCCGTAACATGGGCGGCATCGGCGCAAGGTCATCGCCAGCACATTCATCTATTAACCGGTCGGGCTCAGATTCTCCACGTGGTGGGCCCGGAATTAGGCCCCCTCTACCTCCTGACAGACCTGGGACGGGACCGGGTGGTGCCCCTCTGCCGCCATCCATGGGCAATGGCTTTCAGAACTCGCACCACAATCAGATACATG ACGATTGGGAGGCTCGCTTCAATTTCCATCCTGTCTCGGACCTGCCGCCGCCAGAACCATACCAGCACTTCCACAAGACGTACCCCAGCAAGATCAGCAAGAATGACGGCTTAG GTTCAGGTAAAAAGGAAAGAGGGGCTCCTCCTCCCATTCCCAGGTGA
- the wipf1b gene encoding WAS/WASL-interacting protein family member 1 isoform X1 — MMKACHPSSSSSSKQQLAAIEAAAGIVYCREKTKKRGTTSCLLAEGPACKVERRQPKPKEMPAPPPPPPPPGAPPPPTLALANTERPSRGEQKGRNALLSDICKGAKLKKTVTNDRSGPQLDKPKGGGGSAGSGGGSGSGGGGGGFGGGGSPAGLGGLFAGGMPKLRSAGNRDSNDSGSSRGPALPQNRFGGGPSPFGVASAGPPKLPGTPSAARGGVPDIPKNRVNISRQDTPGGGPPPIPNTPRPNQNFSPRGGHPPPSLNVGPRSNPSSGPPPPSLPPGRHGPLPPPPGGSSRPSFSSPPNNSRPPLPPVPGGRPPLPDDRPPPPPAQIGGHRPSMPRDTPPPPPPAVNTKPPSSISSRSGGGAPPLPPGRPGPPPLPPTPAVGDQHCTPRLPQRNTSLSTSASSPHIRTGPLPPPPNERPPSFGRSQSSGRTGPLPPPPPSGRNMGGIGARSSPAHSSINRSGSDSPRGGPGIRPPLPPDRPGTGPGGAPLPPSMGNGFQNSHHNQIHDDWEARFNFHPVSDLPPPEPYQHFHKTYPSKISKNDGLGSGKKERGAPPPIPR, encoded by the exons CGTGCAAAGTCGAGCGCAGACAGCCTAAACCTAAAGAGATGCCTGCCCCACCTCCGCCGCCTCCGCCCCCGGGAGCCCCACCTCCTCCCACGCTGGCACTT GCGAACACGGAGAGACCGAGTCGTGGAGAACAAAAGGGACGCAACGCGCTGTTGTCTGATATCTGTAAAGGAGCCAAACTAAAAAAGACTGTCACCAATGATCGCAGTGGACCTCAGCTGGACA AACCCAAAGGAGGAGGGGGAAGTGCAGGTTCAGGAGGAGGTTCAGGTTCAGGAGGAGGTGGTGGAGGATTTGGTGGCGGTGGTTCTCCTGCTGGCTTAGGAGGCCTATTTGCAGGCGGGATGCCAAAACTGCGCTCAGCAGGCAACCGAGATTCAAATG ACTCAGGATCTAGCAGAGGACCAGCGCTCCCACAAAATCGCTTCGGTGGGGGCCCTAGTCCTTTCGGGGTAGCATCTGCTGGTCCTCCAAAGCTCCCAGGTACGCCCTCTGCAGCCCGTGGCGGGGTTCCTGATATTCCCAAGAACCGCGTAAACATATCAAGGCAAGACACTCCTGGGGGTGGCCCACCCCCTATCCCTAACACGCCCCGGCCCAACCAGAACTTCAGTCCTCGAGGGGGACACCCCCCTCCGTCACTCAATGTAGGACCAAGATCTAACCCTTCGTCTGGACCGCCACCACCAAGTCTTCCTCCGGGGCGGCACGGGCCCCTGCCTCCGCCTCCAGGCGGCTCCTCAAGACCAAGCTTCTCCTCGCCTCCAAATAATAGCCGACCGCCCTTACCCCCGGTTCCCGGGGGGCGGCCCCCGCTTCCTGACGACCGGCCCCCTCCCCCGCCAGCCCAGATCGGAGGGCACCGACCCTCCATGCCTCGAGACACGCCCCCACCACCACCTCCCGCAGTCAACACCAAACCACCATCTTCTATCTCCTCTCGCTCTGGTGGGGGGGCACCCCCTCTTCCACCAGGGCGACCGGGCCCGCCTCCACTACCACCGACACCTGCTGTGGGGGACCAGCACTGCACACCTCGTCTACCGCAGAGGAACACTTCACTCAG CACTAGTGCCTCTTCACCACATATCCGCACCGGACCCCTCCCTCCTCCACCCAATGAGAGACCACCATCTTTTGGAAGAAGCCAATCGTCAGGCCGCACAG GCCCCCTACCCCCGCCTCCTCCGTCAGGCCGTAACATGGGCGGCATCGGCGCAAGGTCATCGCCAGCACATTCATCTATTAACCGGTCGGGCTCAGATTCTCCACGTGGTGGGCCCGGAATTAGGCCCCCTCTACCTCCTGACAGACCTGGGACGGGACCGGGTGGTGCCCCTCTGCCGCCATCCATGGGCAATGGCTTTCAGAACTCGCACCACAATCAGATACATG ACGATTGGGAGGCTCGCTTCAATTTCCATCCTGTCTCGGACCTGCCGCCGCCAGAACCATACCAGCACTTCCACAAGACGTACCCCAGCAAGATCAGCAAGAATGACGGCTTAG GTTCAGGTAAAAAGGAAAGAGGGGCTCCTCCTCCCATTCCCAGGTGA
- the wipf1b gene encoding WAS/WASL-interacting protein family member 1 isoform X2, producing the protein MMADVKWWRLRFSQNNACKVERRQPKPKEMPAPPPPPPPPGAPPPPTLALANTERPSRGEQKGRNALLSDICKGAKLKKTVTNDRSGPQLDKPKGGGGSAGSGGGSGSGGGGGGFGGGGSPAGLGGLFAGGMPKLRSAGNRDSNDSGSSRGPALPQNRFGGGPSPFGVASAGPPKLPGTPSAARGGVPDIPKNRVNISRQDTPGGGPPPIPNTPRPNQNFSPRGGHPPPSLNVGPRSNPSSGPPPPSLPPGRHGPLPPPPGGSSRPSFSSPPNNSRPPLPPVPGGRPPLPDDRPPPPPAQIGGHRPSMPRDTPPPPPPAVNTKPPSSISSRSGGGAPPLPPGRPGPPPLPPTPAVGDQHCTPRLPQRNTSLSTSASSPHIRTGPLPPPPNERPPSFGRSQSSGRTGPLPPPPPSGRNMGGIGARSSPAHSSINRSGSDSPRGGPGIRPPLPPDRPGTGPGGAPLPPSMGNGFQNSHHNQIHDDWEARFNFHPVSDLPPPEPYQHFHKTYPSKISKNDGLGSGKKERGAPPPIPR; encoded by the exons CGTGCAAAGTCGAGCGCAGACAGCCTAAACCTAAAGAGATGCCTGCCCCACCTCCGCCGCCTCCGCCCCCGGGAGCCCCACCTCCTCCCACGCTGGCACTT GCGAACACGGAGAGACCGAGTCGTGGAGAACAAAAGGGACGCAACGCGCTGTTGTCTGATATCTGTAAAGGAGCCAAACTAAAAAAGACTGTCACCAATGATCGCAGTGGACCTCAGCTGGACA AACCCAAAGGAGGAGGGGGAAGTGCAGGTTCAGGAGGAGGTTCAGGTTCAGGAGGAGGTGGTGGAGGATTTGGTGGCGGTGGTTCTCCTGCTGGCTTAGGAGGCCTATTTGCAGGCGGGATGCCAAAACTGCGCTCAGCAGGCAACCGAGATTCAAATG ACTCAGGATCTAGCAGAGGACCAGCGCTCCCACAAAATCGCTTCGGTGGGGGCCCTAGTCCTTTCGGGGTAGCATCTGCTGGTCCTCCAAAGCTCCCAGGTACGCCCTCTGCAGCCCGTGGCGGGGTTCCTGATATTCCCAAGAACCGCGTAAACATATCAAGGCAAGACACTCCTGGGGGTGGCCCACCCCCTATCCCTAACACGCCCCGGCCCAACCAGAACTTCAGTCCTCGAGGGGGACACCCCCCTCCGTCACTCAATGTAGGACCAAGATCTAACCCTTCGTCTGGACCGCCACCACCAAGTCTTCCTCCGGGGCGGCACGGGCCCCTGCCTCCGCCTCCAGGCGGCTCCTCAAGACCAAGCTTCTCCTCGCCTCCAAATAATAGCCGACCGCCCTTACCCCCGGTTCCCGGGGGGCGGCCCCCGCTTCCTGACGACCGGCCCCCTCCCCCGCCAGCCCAGATCGGAGGGCACCGACCCTCCATGCCTCGAGACACGCCCCCACCACCACCTCCCGCAGTCAACACCAAACCACCATCTTCTATCTCCTCTCGCTCTGGTGGGGGGGCACCCCCTCTTCCACCAGGGCGACCGGGCCCGCCTCCACTACCACCGACACCTGCTGTGGGGGACCAGCACTGCACACCTCGTCTACCGCAGAGGAACACTTCACTCAG CACTAGTGCCTCTTCACCACATATCCGCACCGGACCCCTCCCTCCTCCACCCAATGAGAGACCACCATCTTTTGGAAGAAGCCAATCGTCAGGCCGCACAG GCCCCCTACCCCCGCCTCCTCCGTCAGGCCGTAACATGGGCGGCATCGGCGCAAGGTCATCGCCAGCACATTCATCTATTAACCGGTCGGGCTCAGATTCTCCACGTGGTGGGCCCGGAATTAGGCCCCCTCTACCTCCTGACAGACCTGGGACGGGACCGGGTGGTGCCCCTCTGCCGCCATCCATGGGCAATGGCTTTCAGAACTCGCACCACAATCAGATACATG ACGATTGGGAGGCTCGCTTCAATTTCCATCCTGTCTCGGACCTGCCGCCGCCAGAACCATACCAGCACTTCCACAAGACGTACCCCAGCAAGATCAGCAAGAATGACGGCTTAG GTTCAGGTAAAAAGGAAAGAGGGGCTCCTCCTCCCATTCCCAGGTGA